From the genome of Halictus rubicundus isolate RS-2024b chromosome 2, iyHalRubi1_principal, whole genome shotgun sequence, one region includes:
- the LOC143365633 gene encoding uncharacterized protein LOC143365633 isoform X3: MAGGTSWRISALAIFLFVTALSALPTSEPDAEVISDAEDTTLSTELKPPPPPEKEDEHQYVLFVINLYGLKNASGETSDEMFENEIIHKVPELIGPLATVIMVIEVDEEDSETDVPVDLDEVADDLENGEGFNVERINHSGETKVLRVKLDKDDAEGILLHAPKMDKMTKVRNRRSPCLKCGFGGGLGGGGGLGGGPGGCGGGGCGGGGYPGGGYSGGGYPGGGYPSGGGGYPGGGYPSGGGGYPSGGGCGGGGCGGGTQTVGVIPVVVVPVAASYPSYHPSGGGGCSTCGGGGHGGYGGNSYSQASAQASAQSWGK, from the exons aacCCGATGCGGAGGTGATAAGCGATGCAGAGGACACGACATTGTCAACTGAACTgaaaccaccaccaccaccggaGAAAGAGGATGAACATCAATATGTactttttgttataaatctTTATGGTCTGAAAAATGCCAGTGGCGAGACTTCGGATGAAATGTTCGAAAACGAGATTATCCATAAGGTGCCCGAACTGATAG GGCCGCTGGCCACCGTGATCATGGTGATCGAGGTTGACGAAGAGGACAGTGAGACCGACGTGCCAGTGGACCTTGACGAGGTTGCCGACGACTTAGAGAACGGAGAAGGCTTCAACGTGGAGAGGATCAACCATTCCGGTGAGACGAAGGTGCTCCGAGTGAAACTGGACAAGGACGACGCTGAGGGCATCTTGTTGCACGCGCCGAAAATGGACAAGATGACGAAAGTCCGTAATAGGAGGTCGCCTTGTCTGAAGT GCGGATTTGGCGGCGGACTTGGAGGAGGTGGAGGCCTTGGAGGTGGACCTGGAGGATGCGGTGGTGGAGGTTGTGGTGGAGGAGGCTACCCCGGTGGAGGCTACTCTGGTGGTGGCTACCCTGGTGGAGGCTATCCTTCCGGTGGTGGTGGCTACCCTGGTGGAGGCTATCCTTCCGGTGGTGGTGGCTACCCCAGTGGTGGCGGATGTGGAGGAGGAGGATGCGGCGGAG GAACACAAACAGTTGGTGTTATACCAGTAGTTGTTGTACCTGTTGCAGCGAGTTACCCATCGTATCATCCGTCCGGAGGTGGTGGTTGCAGTACTTG TGGTGGCGGTGGTCATGGCGGATATGGCGGAAATTCGTATTCCCAAGCCTCGGCTCAGGCCTCGGCGCAATCTTG GGGCAAATAA